From the Labrus mixtus chromosome 17, fLabMix1.1, whole genome shotgun sequence genome, one window contains:
- the zmiz2 gene encoding zinc finger MIZ domain-containing protein 2 isoform X5, producing the protein MGPGESSGGHMMPGGSPGMGPGMGSQFMGQQSYGDAVSKGYGQPVMYGRPGAGYNPASAYGGSYPGNSGGAGLGVRPPSDFTQAAAAAVAAAAATATATATATVAAIQEKQNQELSYGQMGGASSYSTQFLSHSGPRGPPGMVSSRTGPPPSSGGMYPSHPAQGQKMPQHGGGYPGGHQGLKRPFHSEGFPVQQYGSGGMSGYPNQPLQYPAGPQQRCPPSPSYPSTRMPLMGQYGSGSQHPGQFPPGAGPPNPPQYYKSEPFNGQGGLPSAGAGGYNAFTQAAVSGVSRPGRGGGVMPGYPSSPMGGNPTPPMTPGTSIPPYLSPGQDTKPPYLPPDTKPSIISQQPPTGNPSDDLRLTFPVRDGVVLEPFRLEHNLAVSNHAFQLRDSVYKTLMLRPDLELQFKCYHHEDRQMNTNWPASVQATPRNYPVTPAGVETPRLRISAVSVNATPLCIERGDNKTSHKPLYLKQVCQPGRNTVQITVTACCCSHLFVLQLVHRPSVRSVLQGLMKKRLLPAEHCITKIKRNFSSGTIPGTPGLNGEDGVEQTAIKVSLKCPITFRRIQLPARGHDCRHIQCFDLESYLQLNCERGTWRCPVCNKTALLEGLEVDQYMLGILVYIQNSDYEEITIDPVCGWRPVPVKPDLHIKEEPDGPVLKRCRTVSPSHMVLPNVMEMIAALGPASSPYQSLTAGGRNTPDYNRPGSQGFSSQSGFTDFPNTPGTPTLGEYASSGPPHPPPLPYQSEQTSHSGRIEHSHSILQQHSSGVHGNQSLGDAGSPLPQRNTNSQSSRLQSEGSFGLGGPGAPGGEGADHSLDLLPELTNPDELLSYLGPPDLPNNSSDDLLSLFENN; encoded by the exons ATGGGTCCCGGTGAGAGCTCTGGTGGTCACATGATGCCCGGGGGCAGTCCCGGGATGGGTCCCGGCATGGGCTCTCAGTTCATGGGGCAGCAGTCGTACGGGGACGCCGTCTCTAAAGGGTACGGACAGCCCGTGATGTATGGACGTCCCGGTGCTGGGTATAACCCCGCCTCAGCGTACGGGGGAAG TTACCCTGGTAACAGCGGAGGTGCCGGTCTGGGCGTCCGTCCTCCCTCAGACTTCACGCAGGCTGCTGCCGCCGCCGTTGCCGCCGCCGCAGCCACTGCAACCGCCACTGCCACGGCGACTGTCGCAGCAATCCAGGAGAAACAGAACCAGGAGCTGAGCTATGGACAG atggGCGGAGCCTCCTCTTACAGCACCCAGTTCCTGTCTCACTCTGGGCCTCGGGGCCCCCCAGGGATGGTCTCCTCCAGGACGGGACCCCCACCCTCCAGCGGGGGGATGTATCCCTCCCACCCTGCTCAGGGTCAGAAGATGCCCCAGCATGGAGGAGGGTACCCCGGAGGGCATCAAGGACTCAAACGACCTTTTCACTCAGAG GGTTTTCCCGTGCAGCAGTACGGCTCTGGTGGGATGTCCGGGTACCCTAACCAGCCCCTTCAGTACCCCGCAGGACCTCAGCAGcgctgccccccctccccgtcTTACCCCTCCACCAGGATGCCTCTCATGGGGCAGTACGGCTCCGGATCACAACACCCGGGACAGTTTCCTCCTGGAGCCGGACCGCCCAACCCTCCACAGTACTACAAG tcgGAGCCGTTTAACGGTCAGGGCGGTCTGCCGTCTGCAGGCGCCGGAGGATACAATGCCTTCACTCAGGCTGCAGTCAGCGGGGTGAGTCGT CCAGGTCGGGGGGGAGGAGTCATGCCCGGGTATCCGAGTTCACCGATGGGAGGGAACCCGACGCCTCCGATGACGCCCGGAACCTCCATACCGCCCTACCTGTCCCCGGGTCAGGACACCAAACCCCCCTACCTCCCACCGGACACCAAACCCAGCATCATCTCCCAGCAGCCCCCTACAG GTAACCCGAGCGACGACCTGCGCCTGACGTTCCCGGTCCGAGACGGCGTGGTGTTGGAGCCGTTCAGACTGGAGCACAACCTCGCCGTCAGTAACCACGCCTTCCAGCTGAGAGACTCCGTCTACAAAACGCTAATGCTGAG GCCGGACCTGGAGTTACAGTTTAAGTGTTACCACCatgaagacagacagatgaACACTAACTGGCCCGCCTCTGTGCAA GCGACGCCCAGAAATTACCCCGTGACCCCCGCGGGGGTCGAGACCCCGAGGTTGAGAATCTCTGCT GTCAGCGTGAACGCCACTCCTCTGTGCATCGAAAGAGGTGACAACAAAACGTCCCACAAGCCCCTCTACCTGAAGCAGGTGTGCCAACCAGGACGCAACACGGTGCAGATCACAGTCACCGCCTGCTGCTGC tctcacctgtttgtgctgcagctggTCCACCGGCCGTCTGTGCGCTCGGTGCTGCAGGGTTTGATGAAGAAGAGACTCCTGCCGGCCGAGCACTGCATCACCAAGA taaagagAAACTTCAGCAGCGGCACGATCCCCGGGACCCCCGGTCTGAACGGAGAGGACGGCGTGGAGCAGACGGCGATCAAAGTTTCTCTAAAATGTCCGATCACGTTCAGACGAATCCAGCTGCCAGCCAGAGGGCACGACtgcagacacatacag TGTTTCGACCTCGAGTCGTATCTGCAGCTCAACTGTGAACGAGGGACCTGGAGGTGTCCTGTGTGCAA TAAAACTGCTCTGCTAGAAGGTCTGGAGGTGGACCAGTACATGCTGGGGATTCTGGTCTACATCCAGAA CTCGGACTACGAGGAGATCACCATAGACCCGGTGTGCGGGTGGAGGCCGGTACCCGTCAAACCGGACCTGCACATAAAGGAGGAGCCCGACGGGCCGGTGCTGAAGCGCTGCCGGACGGTCAGCCCGAGTCACATGGTCCTGCCCAACGTGATGGAGATGATCGCCGCTCTGGGCCCGGCGTCGTCGCCGTACCAGAGTCTGACAGCAGGGGGCCGGAACACGCCGGACTACAACAGACCAG GGAGTCAGGGGTTCTCCAGCCAATCAGGATTCACAGACTTCCCCAACACGCCCGGCACCCCGACTCTTGGAGAGTACGCCTCCTCGggacctcctcatcctcctccgcTCCCCTATCAGTCTGAGCAG ACGTCTCACTCTGGAAGAATCGAACACTCCCACAGcatcctccagcagcacagtTCAGGTGTTCACGGGAATCAGAGTCTCGGTGACGCCGGCAGTCCGCTACCTCAGCGGAACACCAACTCCCAGAGTTCCCGGCTGCAGAGCGAAGGCTCCTTTGGCCTGGGAGGTCCGGGAGCACCTGGAGGAGAGGGAGCCGATCATAGTCTAGAT CTTCTTCCTGAGCTGACCAACCCGGACGAGCTGCTGTCGTACCTCGGCCCCCCCGACCTCCCCAACAACAGCAGTGATGACCTGCTGTCTCTGTTCGAGAACAACTGA